In Bacteroidota bacterium, one DNA window encodes the following:
- the lpdA gene encoding dihydrolipoyl dehydrogenase — MASGTYDVLVIGSGPGGYETAIRASQLGFKTAIVEKNKLGGVCLNIGCIPTKALLKSAEVMKQLTHLADYGLTFGGDGASPAIEPDWAAVVKRSRGVADKMNKGVQFLMKKNKIDVVFGKATLVGGGKVTIEPSETMDGDTIGEAGEITAKHIIIATGARARELPSLPIDGKKILSYKEAMLQTERPDSMVIVGAGAIGVEFAYVYHNMGTDVTVVELQDRLVPIEDVDVSKELARAYKKMGVKIMTGASVDHVDTSGDQCLVTIKTKKGEETMVVDQVLSAVGVVGNVEGFGLDEVGVKVERGAIQVDKFYRTGVDGLYAIGDVIGAPWLAHVASHEGIVCIERIAFEEGKLDHSPHAVDYNNVPGCTYCLPQIGSVGYTEAAAKDAGYEIKVGKFPFAASGKAAAVGDQTGFVKVVYDAKYGELLGCHIIGYSATEMIAEAVTARTLETTAQEIMDTMHPHPTLSEAVMEATRDAYGMAINA, encoded by the coding sequence ATGGCATCCGGCACCTACGACGTCCTCGTCATCGGCTCGGGCCCGGGCGGCTACGAGACCGCCATCCGCGCCTCGCAACTCGGCTTCAAGACCGCCATCGTCGAGAAAAACAAGCTGGGCGGCGTCTGCCTCAACATCGGCTGCATCCCCACGAAGGCGCTGCTCAAGAGCGCTGAGGTGATGAAGCAGTTGACCCACCTGGCCGACTATGGCCTCACGTTCGGTGGCGACGGCGCCAGTCCAGCCATCGAGCCCGATTGGGCGGCGGTCGTGAAGCGCTCGCGCGGCGTGGCCGACAAGATGAACAAGGGCGTCCAGTTCCTCATGAAGAAGAACAAGATCGACGTTGTGTTCGGCAAAGCCACGCTGGTGGGCGGCGGCAAGGTGACCATCGAGCCGAGCGAGACGATGGACGGCGACACCATCGGCGAAGCGGGCGAGATCACGGCCAAGCACATCATCATCGCCACGGGCGCGCGGGCGCGGGAGTTGCCCTCCCTCCCCATCGACGGGAAAAAGATCCTCTCCTACAAAGAAGCGATGCTCCAGACTGAGCGCCCCGACTCGATGGTGATCGTCGGCGCGGGCGCCATCGGCGTCGAGTTTGCCTACGTCTACCACAACATGGGCACCGACGTGACGGTCGTCGAGTTGCAGGACCGCCTCGTCCCCATTGAGGACGTGGACGTGTCGAAGGAGCTTGCGCGAGCCTACAAAAAGATGGGCGTCAAGATCATGACCGGCGCGTCGGTCGACCATGTGGACACGTCGGGCGACCAGTGCCTAGTGACTATCAAGACCAAGAAGGGCGAGGAGACGATGGTCGTGGACCAGGTGCTCTCCGCCGTCGGCGTCGTCGGCAACGTGGAAGGCTTCGGCCTCGACGAGGTGGGCGTCAAGGTCGAGCGCGGCGCGATCCAAGTCGACAAGTTCTACCGCACCGGCGTGGACGGCCTCTACGCCATCGGCGACGTCATCGGCGCGCCCTGGCTCGCGCACGTGGCCAGCCACGAGGGGATCGTCTGCATCGAACGCATCGCCTTCGAAGAGGGCAAGCTCGACCACAGCCCGCACGCTGTCGACTACAACAACGTGCCTGGTTGCACCTACTGCCTCCCGCAGATCGGCTCCGTCGGCTACACCGAGGCTGCTGCGAAAGACGCGGGCTACGAAATCAAGGTCGGAAAATTCCCGTTTGCGGCCTCCGGTAAGGCCGCGGCCGTCGGCGACCAGACCGGCTTCGTGAAGGTCGTCTACGACGCGAAGTACGGCGAACTCCTCGGCTGCCACATCATCGGCTACAGCGCCACGGAGATGATCGCGGAAGCCGTCACAGCGCGCACACTGGAGACGACGGCGCAGGAGATCATGGACACCATGCACCCGCACCCGACGCTCTCGGAGGCGGTCATGGAAGCCACCCGCGACGCCTACGGCATGGCGATCAACGCTTAG
- a CDS encoding type II toxin-antitoxin system Phd/YefM family antitoxin: MYSTRGIEAVATITELRSNTTELLDRAKKVKSAILVQKNNDPHAVLISYDYYLELLNALENQR; encoded by the coding sequence ATGTATAGCACCCGCGGCATCGAAGCCGTCGCCACCATCACCGAACTGCGCTCGAACACCACCGAGTTGCTCGACCGCGCGAAGAAGGTTAAGAGCGCGATCCTTGTGCAGAAGAACAACGACCCGCACGCTGTCCTGATTTCCTACGATTACTACCTCGAACTCCTGAACGCGTTAGAGAATCAGCGCTAG
- a CDS encoding GNAT family N-acetyltransferase: MSADPSTLAVLHNTEKSRFEVTEGGLLAKAEYMVTKDARIVFTHTEVPAEWEGKGVGSRLAKTGLTYARDHDLKVMPLCPFIASYVRRHREEYQDLLAPGFNV; this comes from the coding sequence ATGTCCGCTGATCCGAGTACGCTTGCTGTCCTCCACAACACGGAGAAGAGCCGCTTCGAGGTCACGGAGGGCGGCCTCCTGGCGAAGGCCGAATACATGGTGACCAAAGACGCACGGATTGTCTTCACGCACACGGAGGTTCCGGCTGAGTGGGAAGGCAAAGGAGTAGGGAGCCGCCTCGCGAAAACGGGGCTCACCTATGCGCGGGATCACGACCTGAAGGTGATGCCTCTTTGCCCGTTCATCGCGAGCTACGTCCGACGTCACCGTGAGGAGTACCAAGACCTCCTCGCTCCCGGATTCAACGTGTGA